TCCGAGCACCTCGCCCTCCCCGACGTCGGCCAGGTGAGAGAAGGGGTGGTGGCCTTCAAGATCGCGGCCCACATCGGCGACACCATGAAGTACGGACCAAGGCTCGAGGACGAGATGCTGGCCAGGTACAGGAGGGTCCGGGACTGGGAGAATCAGTTCAAGCTCGCCATCGATGCTGATCGGGCGATGGAGATCCGTTCTCGAGGCGGAACGGACGGCTGCACCATGTGCGGGAAGTACTGCGCCATCGCCATCATGGAAGACCATCTCCGGTGATCTTAGGCGATGGATCCGGCTTCCTTTATATAAGATCTAATGGGTCGATTGAAGTGGATAAACTGGGGCGAATGGGAGGTGGGAAACCCCGGACGTCTCGATCCCCCCCCCTCTGCCCCTTCTCCGCATCCTATCCTGTAAGACCCTTCCTGCTCCTGCGGGCTCAGAGGACCGCACCCTTGAACTTCTCGAATCCGATCTCTTCGATGAACTCGCCGAGCCTCTGTTTCTCGGCGTTGGCCTTGTAGTAGCCGATCACCTTCTCCACCAGGGCGAGGGCCTCTTCGTCGGATAACGCTTCAGCCAGGACGACCCCGAGCCGGGGCTTTCTTGCGGCGTTTCCTCCCACCAGGACGGTCCATCCTTTGGCGGTCCCCATAAGGCCCAGGTCCTTGACGGCGGGCTCGGCGCAGGAGTTGGGGCAGCCGGATACCCCGATCTTGAACTTGGAGGGCATCTCCATCCCATGGTACTTTTCATCGAGCTTCAGGCCGACGCCGACGGAATCCTGGAGGCCCCGCTTGCAGAAGGTGGTTCCAGGACAGATCTTGACGCTCCGGACGCAGAGGCCGATGGCGGCACCGGGCTTCATCCCCAGGTCCGCCCAGGCGCCGTCCAGGTCCTCGGGCTTGAGGCCGACGATGGCTATCCTCTGGGCTGAGGTTATCTTCAGGGCTGCAGCCTTGTACTTCTCCGCCACCTCGGCTATCCTCTTGAGGCTCGCCGGGTCGATGATCCCCCCCGCGATGTGGGGGGCTATGGCGTAGGTCTCCTTGTCTCTCTGGAGGATCGCTCCCTTCTCCATCAGGTCTTTTGCCATATTCTTCAGGCTCCTTCCATCTTTTCCTCTCTATTCTCGATCTTTACTATATCAAAACTATCCAATCGACCTCATCTTTCGGCCCTGGGCCTCGCCGCCCCCGAGAAGGTCCCCGAATCCCTCGGCTCCGCCCTCTTTTCCCTCTTTATGGCGTCCTCGACGGCCTCGCGGATGATGTATCCCGCCCTGTGCAGGATGGTGTCTTTCAGCTCTGGGTCCTGCTCCATGCTGGCGGTGCATGGGTATGCGTGGTGGGCCTCGGCTATCCTCTCCCGGAGGTCGGGCTGGTCGGTCTCGAGTCCCGCCATCCTCTTGGCCACGTACCAGGTGGATCCGCACGGGGCGCTGCGGACGACGTTGGCGGCGAGGATCGTCTCCTTTCCCGGCCGGCTCTCCTGAGCTACGATCTCGATCTCGGGCTCGCCGAAGTGGGCCTTCTGCATGAAGGCGTTTATGGCAGGGGTGGCCGGGTCGGGCCTGAGGGCGCAGAAGGGCTTGGCGAAGGCGGCCTCCAGGCCCATCCTTCTCGCCTCCTCGGCCAGCTGGGTCCGGAGGCCCAGGGGCAGGTCCTTGGGCATCTCGGACCCTCCAATGATCCCTTTGTACCCTTTTTCTTTCAGGATGGAGAGGAGGCCGAATATGATGTCGGGGTGGACGTGGACGACGATGGCGATATCCGCCTCGGGGATCTCGGCGGGGATGTAGGGAGATACGTCGTCGATGAAGTCTTCGAGGCCCTCGGGGTCGGGCATCTCGATGACGGATAAGAGGTCCTCGGCGAGGCTGTACTTGCCGGCCTTGCAGAGGGTGCAGCCGTCGCCGCAGGATATGCAGAACCCCGAGAAGTTGATCAGGTTTCCTATCAGGGTTCGCCCGAACTCGCCGTTGTAGAGGACCACGACCTTCATGATTTAGCTCCTGGCAGGGCATCTGGACCCGTTCATGATATACTTAGGATACCAACGTATATAGGCTAGAAGGTTTCTACGAGGATACCATGCAGGAAGGCTGCACCGTCAACAGGACCGTCAGGTACATCGCCCGGAAGTGGACCCTCCTCGTCCTTCTGGAGCTCTACAAGGGCGAGGGGCACGTGAGGAGGTTCAGCGAGCTGAAGAGCTGCCTTTCCGGGATCACCCCGAAGGTCCTGTCGGCGCGGCTGAAGGAGCTGGAGCGGGAGGGGCTCGTGAAGAGGAGGTTCGACGGCCGCTCCTTTCCCGCCAGAGCCGAGTACTCCCTGACGGAGAGCGGCCTTGAGATCGTCGAGATTGTCAAGGAGATGAAGCGGTGGGCCCTCAAGTGGAAGATCACGAACATCGAGTGCAGCTGCCAGGACTGCTCCGAGTGCGTCCTGTGATCCGATGCCTGTCGCATCGATGGCATCTTGCTTGTAAAAGGGCAGGCGATGGGATGATAAATAGAAGAGCGGTGCGTCCCATGGGTTGGGATCAGAAACCGCTCTTGATCCTCAAAAGCTTGAGCCCCTCCCAGTCCTCGCCGCCAAACCCGCCGGTCTGGTCCACCAGCTGAAGCTCATCCTCGGATAAGACCTTGAGGACGGCCGTTCCCATTATGGTGGCGTTCCCCTTCGGCACGTCGGCCCAGTTCACGCTCACCGTGTCGCCCTCGACGGTCCCGAAGGCGACGCTCGTCCAGGTCGGCTCCTCGGCGGAGTTCTCGGCGTACCACCAGACGGTATCGTTCACCTGTCGGATGTAGATATTCGCGCCTTCCGCCCCCCAGTCTCCCGTCAGATCGAACGCCTCCGCGGTGGTCCCGAGAAGGGCCGCCATTGCCACGATCCAAAAAACTCTGTTCATAGTCCGCCTCCTTAGATTTTAGCACAGCTTTCTCGTTTCCTCCTTTAATAGTTAACCTTTTTTTGCCTGTTCAATCCGAAGAAGACCTCAGGCAAATGGTGGTCGAAGCATATCTGGATATCAAATTTGGGTCGGGCTCGTCGAATGGGGGGAAGCTTAGCGACTTTGCCGCAGAAAACCACGGAAAAAGGTTTTAAATAATAATTATAGGGGGGCTAGATGCCCCCAAAAGAGACGCCGTCCCTTCACCTCGACCTTCGTCATCATCTCCTCGGGCTTCTGCTCCCTCTCCGGTATCTTCAGCTCGGTTTCGAGAGGCCCGTCTCCTCCGGCTATCCGGGCCCCTCGCAGGTCATATCGTACGTCATGGGGCTGTACTTGAGCTCCCAGTCCGGGGGCATCCACCCCGCCGGGACCTCCTCAGCCTCCTCGAAGTCTCCGACATCGACGACGGCGGAGATGGATACGATCCCAAGCTCCGTCCCTCCGAGGGTGTACGCCTCGACCTCCGCGACGTTCAGGAACCTTCCCCGGGTCCGGGCCTCGACTAGGTACTCGATCGTCCTCACCTCCCGGGGGTTCAGGTCCGCGATGACCCAGCTTATCCTACCCCGGGACCGGTCGTACTCTGCCGGCATGACTGAAGCCCCGAGGAGGGATAACCCGGAGGGGAGGGTGTCGACGATGTTGGCCACCACCGTCTCGTTCTGGAGGTTCTGGACCGTCAGCCTGTAGGTTATGATGTTCTCGAGGACGGGGTCGACGGACCCGGTCTTGCTCGCGAAGATCTCGGCGGGGCAGCAGGATAGCCACCCCGCCTCCAGGACGGAGAAGTTGCTGGCGGTGAGGTGGGTATCGTTCCCGGCGCTGGCCGTCGCCTTGACGACGTTTACTAGGGATCC
The sequence above is drawn from the Methanothrix harundinacea 6Ac genome and encodes:
- a CDS encoding NAD(P)/FAD-dependent oxidoreductase, whose product is MAKDLMEKGAILQRDKETYAIAPHIAGGIIDPASLKRIAEVAEKYKAAALKITSAQRIAIVGLKPEDLDGAWADLGMKPGAAIGLCVRSVKICPGTTFCKRGLQDSVGVGLKLDEKYHGMEMPSKFKIGVSGCPNSCAEPAVKDLGLMGTAKGWTVLVGGNAARKPRLGVVLAEALSDEEALALVEKVIGYYKANAEKQRLGEFIEEIGFEKFKGAVL
- a CDS encoding DUF166 domain-containing protein produces the protein MKVVVLYNGEFGRTLIGNLINFSGFCISCGDGCTLCKAGKYSLAEDLLSVIEMPDPEGLEDFIDDVSPYIPAEIPEADIAIVVHVHPDIIFGLLSILKEKGYKGIIGGSEMPKDLPLGLRTQLAEEARRMGLEAAFAKPFCALRPDPATPAINAFMQKAHFGEPEIEIVAQESRPGKETILAANVVRSAPCGSTWYVAKRMAGLETDQPDLRERIAEAHHAYPCTASMEQDPELKDTILHRAGYIIREAVEDAIKREKRAEPRDSGTFSGAARPRAER
- a CDS encoding winged helix-turn-helix transcriptional regulator encodes the protein MQEGCTVNRTVRYIARKWTLLVLLELYKGEGHVRRFSELKSCLSGITPKVLSARLKELEREGLVKRRFDGRSFPARAEYSLTESGLEIVEIVKEMKRWALKWKITNIECSCQDCSECVL